One region of Vicinamibacterales bacterium genomic DNA includes:
- the rsmB gene encoding 16S rRNA (cytosine(967)-C(5))-methyltransferase RsmB → MIAPARIAAYETLLAVAQGRSDLPSALARTRAVLDDERDRALAGEIATGAIRWQGAADHIVTAFSGRGASKLDPEIVAILRISIFQLLHLDRVPASAVVDDAVDLARRAGKRSASGFVNALLRRVSREKTRLPLPSTPPLDLLSITLSHPRWLAARWIARHGAEAAERWANFNNTPAPLILRANRLVTTADALARALSAEGVTVEPARLAADALVVTGGNPLLTPLAGTGAFVIQDEASQLVGMYASAQPGERILDACASPGGKTTLMAAAMQDIGVLVAADVRGKRLALLRRTVAASGARSIRLVQADARASAPYRAQFDAVLLDAPCSGLGTIRRDPDVRWRRTEADLPGLAAAQREMLDELATRVRPGGRLIYSTCSGEPDENEDVVGAFLAAHAEFVRVTPAAFAARSDLAALLDADGTLRTLPFRDSLEAFYAVNLVRQR, encoded by the coding sequence ATGATTGCGCCCGCCCGGATCGCCGCCTACGAAACGCTGTTGGCGGTGGCGCAGGGACGCAGCGATCTGCCATCGGCGCTCGCACGGACTCGCGCCGTCCTCGACGACGAGCGCGATCGGGCGCTGGCCGGCGAGATCGCGACGGGCGCGATCCGCTGGCAGGGCGCCGCTGACCACATCGTGACGGCATTCTCCGGGCGTGGGGCGTCGAAGCTCGATCCTGAAATCGTCGCGATTCTGCGAATCAGCATCTTCCAGCTGCTGCACCTGGACCGCGTGCCTGCCTCCGCCGTGGTCGACGACGCGGTTGATCTGGCCCGCCGCGCCGGAAAGCGGAGTGCGTCCGGGTTCGTCAACGCGCTCCTGCGCCGGGTGTCGCGCGAGAAGACGCGCCTGCCGCTGCCGTCGACGCCGCCGCTCGACCTCCTCTCGATCACGCTGTCGCATCCGCGCTGGCTGGCGGCGAGGTGGATCGCCCGGCACGGTGCCGAGGCTGCCGAGCGATGGGCCAATTTCAACAACACGCCGGCGCCGCTCATCCTGCGCGCAAACAGGCTGGTGACGACCGCCGACGCGCTGGCGCGCGCGCTCTCGGCCGAGGGCGTGACCGTCGAGCCTGCGCGCCTGGCCGCCGACGCGCTCGTCGTGACCGGCGGAAACCCGCTCCTCACGCCGCTCGCCGGAACCGGCGCGTTCGTCATCCAGGACGAGGCGTCGCAGCTCGTCGGGATGTACGCAAGCGCGCAGCCGGGTGAGCGCATTCTCGACGCCTGCGCATCGCCTGGCGGCAAGACCACGCTCATGGCGGCGGCGATGCAGGACATCGGCGTCCTGGTTGCGGCGGACGTGCGCGGAAAGCGTCTGGCCCTGCTCCGCCGCACGGTTGCCGCGTCCGGCGCCCGGTCGATCCGTCTCGTGCAGGCGGACGCGCGCGCGAGCGCCCCGTACCGCGCACAATTCGATGCCGTGCTGCTCGACGCCCCCTGCTCCGGTCTCGGCACGATCCGGCGGGATCCCGACGTGCGGTGGCGTAGGACGGAAGCGGACCTGCCCGGGCTCGCAGCGGCTCAGCGGGAGATGCTCGACGAACTCGCCACGCGCGTCCGGCCGGGCGGCCGCCTGATCTATTCGACGTGCTCCGGCGAACCGGACGAGAACGAAGACGTCGTCGGGGCGTTCCTCGCGGCGCACGCCGAGTTCGTCCGCGTGACGCCCGCGGCGTTCGCCGCGCGTAGCGATCTCGCTGCACTGCTCGACGCCGATGGGACGCTGAGAACACTGCCCTTTCGCGACAGCCTCGAGGCGTTTTATGCCGTCAACCTGGTCCGGCAGCGATGA
- the fmt gene encoding methionyl-tRNA formyltransferase, translated as MVSLRIVFLGTPAFAVPSLEVLLGSRHQVVAVVSQPDRPRGRGQHVQATPTKQIASAHGVPVLQPAKIKDESFQQTLRELQPDLGVVVAFGRILPDSLLAIPRLGMINVHASLLPRYRGAAPIQRAVLSGDAETGVTIMRVASELDAGPTFSMAAAPIPPDATSGDMETVLARLGAEQLLPIVDALADARATETPQDHAAATHAAKITKGEGAVDWGAAAPSIHDLARGLQPWPLASTTLDGARVVLRRTAAVGLDTHDALPGTIVRAHGDELTVACGGGTALQILEIQPEGRRTQTAREFLAGRHSLEGARLGT; from the coding sequence ATGGTGAGTCTGCGCATCGTTTTTCTTGGGACGCCTGCCTTCGCGGTCCCGTCGCTCGAGGTCCTGCTCGGCTCACGACATCAGGTGGTGGCGGTCGTGTCGCAGCCCGACCGCCCGCGCGGCCGCGGCCAGCACGTGCAGGCGACGCCGACGAAGCAGATCGCGTCGGCGCACGGTGTCCCGGTTCTGCAGCCGGCGAAAATCAAGGACGAGTCCTTCCAGCAGACGCTCCGTGAGCTGCAGCCGGATCTCGGCGTGGTCGTCGCGTTCGGGCGCATCCTCCCCGACAGCCTGCTCGCGATCCCGCGCCTCGGCATGATCAACGTCCACGCCTCGCTGCTGCCGCGCTACCGCGGGGCGGCGCCGATCCAGCGCGCCGTGCTGTCGGGCGACGCCGAAACCGGGGTGACGATCATGCGCGTGGCCAGCGAGCTCGACGCCGGCCCGACCTTCTCGATGGCGGCGGCGCCGATTCCCCCCGACGCCACCAGCGGCGATATGGAGACGGTGCTCGCACGGCTCGGCGCCGAGCAACTCCTCCCGATCGTCGACGCGCTGGCCGACGCACGCGCCACCGAGACGCCGCAGGATCATGCCGCCGCAACCCATGCGGCCAAGATCACGAAGGGCGAAGGCGCCGTCGACTGGGGGGCGGCGGCCCCCTCGATCCACGACCTCGCTCGCGGTCTGCAGCCATGGCCGCTCGCGTCGACGACGCTCGACGGCGCGCGTGTCGTGCTGCGGCGTACCGCCGCCGTGGGGCTCGACACCCACGACGCCCTGCCGGGCACGATCGTCCGCGCCCACGGAGACGAGCTAACCGTCGCCTGCGGCGGCGGGACGGCGCTCCAGATTCTAGAGATCCAGCCGGAGGGCCGGCGGACGCAGACTGCCCGCGAGTTCCTGGCCGGCCGGCACAGCCTCGAAGGCGCGCGGCTGGGAACGTGA
- the def gene encoding peptide deformylase — MIRPILRYGELGLHERAVDVTAFDASLHQLVDDMTETMYAAPGIGLAATQIGVPLRVFVIDLSVGRTTGELIVMVNPAFVERDGTQLEDEGCLSAPGFNATVVRPRRVVIKGLTRDGIERTIEGTDLLARAFQHEMDHLDGTVFIDRLRGIKREIIVRKIQKLKKSGKW; from the coding sequence ATGATCCGGCCCATTCTCCGCTACGGCGAACTCGGCCTGCACGAACGCGCCGTCGACGTCACGGCGTTCGACGCCAGCCTGCACCAGCTCGTCGACGACATGACCGAGACCATGTACGCGGCTCCCGGCATCGGTCTTGCGGCGACCCAGATCGGCGTGCCGCTGCGCGTCTTCGTCATCGATCTGTCGGTGGGCCGCACCACCGGTGAGCTGATCGTGATGGTGAACCCGGCATTCGTCGAGCGCGATGGAACACAGCTCGAAGACGAAGGTTGCCTCAGCGCGCCGGGCTTCAACGCCACAGTGGTCCGGCCGCGGCGCGTGGTGATCAAAGGATTGACCCGTGACGGGATCGAGCGCACGATCGAAGGCACAGACCTGCTCGCGCGGGCGTTCCAGCACGAGATGGATCACCTCGACGGCACTGTCTTCATCGATCGCCTGCGCGGCATCAAGCGGGAGATCATCGTCCGCAAGATCCAGAAGCTGAAGAAATCGGGCAAATGGTGA
- the aroC gene encoding chorismate synthase, with protein sequence MLRFLTAGESHGRALVVILEGLPAGLSVDVEAIARELRRRQGGYGRGRRMAIESDRADIISGVRAGETLGGPVAMMIENRDWPNWQYTMRATAEASADAGGARRGPVTRPRPGHADLAGGVKYERDDLRDILERASARETAARVAAGALARQLLRHAGIRLTSHVFSIGSLSLPNPERIDFERAAALPEDAPLRVADSELEARMIAEIDRAREAGDTLGGAFEVIATGVPVGLGSHVQWDRKLDGRLAQALMSIPAIKAVGIGIGPEAATRPGSRVHDEILPGGEGRATGLARPTNNAGGLEGGVTNGEDLRASAYMKPISTLMKPLRSVDLATMTESPAAIERSDVCAVPAAAVVGEAMTALVLADALLERFGGDSVAALDRAMAASDAAIRSRFSNTRA encoded by the coding sequence ATGCTGAGGTTTCTCACCGCAGGCGAGTCGCACGGCCGCGCGCTGGTCGTGATCCTCGAAGGGCTTCCTGCCGGCTTGTCCGTCGACGTCGAGGCGATCGCGCGCGAGCTGCGGCGCCGCCAGGGCGGCTACGGCCGCGGCCGCCGCATGGCGATCGAATCCGACCGTGCCGACATCATCTCGGGGGTGCGCGCCGGCGAGACGCTCGGCGGCCCGGTGGCGATGATGATCGAGAACCGCGACTGGCCCAACTGGCAGTACACGATGCGCGCCACCGCAGAGGCCTCGGCCGATGCCGGCGGCGCGCGCCGCGGACCGGTGACGCGGCCGCGACCTGGCCACGCCGATCTGGCCGGCGGCGTCAAGTACGAGCGCGACGATCTCCGCGACATCCTCGAGCGCGCCAGCGCGCGTGAGACAGCCGCCAGGGTCGCGGCCGGCGCGCTGGCGCGCCAGTTACTGCGGCACGCCGGTATCCGGCTGACCAGCCATGTCTTCTCGATCGGCAGCCTCAGCCTGCCGAACCCGGAGCGCATCGATTTCGAGCGCGCCGCGGCGCTGCCAGAAGATGCGCCGCTGCGGGTCGCAGATTCTGAGCTCGAGGCGCGGATGATCGCGGAAATCGATCGCGCGCGCGAGGCCGGCGACACGCTCGGCGGCGCGTTCGAGGTCATCGCGACGGGCGTCCCGGTCGGTCTCGGCAGCCACGTACAATGGGATCGCAAGCTGGATGGGCGCCTCGCGCAGGCGCTGATGTCGATCCCGGCGATCAAGGCCGTCGGCATTGGCATCGGACCGGAAGCAGCTACCCGTCCTGGGTCCCGAGTGCACGACGAAATCCTGCCTGGTGGTGAGGGACGTGCGACCGGGCTCGCGCGTCCGACCAACAACGCGGGCGGACTCGAAGGGGGCGTCACCAATGGCGAGGACCTCCGCGCCTCCGCCTACATGAAGCCGATCTCGACGCTGATGAAGCCGCTGCGCTCGGTCGATCTCGCGACCATGACCGAATCGCCGGCCGCTATTGAGCGAAGCGACGTCTGCGCCGTTCCGGCGGCCGCCGTCGTCGGGGAAGCGATGACCGCGCTCGTGCTCGCCGATGCCCTCCTGGAACGATTCGGCGGCGACTCGGTCGCCGCCCTCGATCGTGCGATGGCCGCGTCCGACGCCGCCATCCGGTCGCGGTTCTCGAACACCCGCGCGTGA
- a CDS encoding sigma 54-interacting transcriptional regulator, with protein MQLVAERFLPLADGVGAVDLATNDRVRMSVDVAVSAADIARRTAVCDRLAALRHPLLVPLLDYGADRRRWFEAHAIVEPVRMTEMARTRAVLHLVRFLRAAGVELTASMAARHVATVVEASAPDTRPVGVVLRDRPPLDALRTVLEADGPAGALAVDVTAPPGGGLRTARVLVARAARLAGFAVLDARGDEAWLVEHAHARHLCVLDWLPAQAVLPRVMAAAAAAGPRRHVWIRFRREPAACRRDEPRHPLLRLEPMMKDDLMAAIFLDPELGPTSADLRTAIERSGGWPGAAVASLTNAGDSGGAGWVHETAPEYGAADAGTESPAAAAPASESGEAGVGRLHRAVESARVLAARGRHARAARVLARCAPALAARGALEAAASAACDFADLMLDRAQPQRALGALVQARAWAHGPALVVRVLVGSGRASYEMARFADAEAAFRTAAADPHGGTARIWLARTLWRRGELDDARSVLGDADPALLARIELAAGRLQEAAAAAQVAVARQDPPPDAACDAHLAAAGLHAALRDAEGVGRHIAEAVRAAERAGHRARRFEVAAERWGCLQRCGMAPPQRTRERLLRVAGRLPALASIVIRGALQQPLQLEPASEAPRAAADLIRRFQELIDAIQGAGDEAAALQVVARDTLRVLRACSVVIRSARGGQVVGGSGRPWPRESALAQPVLNGGAAVVRDGITPEAVVPVAAGGSVVGTLAVRWVAGANPGWESVRDTLAATAVAVAPLVRAVEPVAAAEAGVRFPDDLLGRGEGAERVRQAISRAASAPFPVLVEGESGSGKELVARAIHARSLRRARRFCAINCAALTEDLLEAELFGHARGAFTGAMSERAGLFEEADQGTLFLDEVAELSPRAQAKLLRVLQEGEVRRVGENLSRQVDVRIVAATNRSLEQEAQAGRFRVDLRFRLDVIRIAIPPLRERVEDIPWLAARIWHEAAGRVGSRALLGDDTIGALARYDWPGNVRELQNVIASLAVHAPRRGRVPVSLLPSRVAHEAARASPHYEEARSEFERRFIRAALARAGGRRSLAAEHLGLSRQRLVKIMIRLGLEA; from the coding sequence ATGCAGCTTGTCGCGGAGCGCTTCCTGCCGCTCGCAGACGGCGTCGGAGCCGTGGATCTGGCGACCAACGATCGCGTCCGCATGTCGGTCGACGTTGCGGTCTCGGCCGCGGACATCGCGCGGCGCACCGCAGTGTGCGATCGACTGGCCGCACTTCGGCATCCACTCCTCGTCCCGCTGCTCGACTACGGCGCCGATCGCCGCCGCTGGTTCGAGGCGCATGCGATCGTCGAACCCGTGCGCATGACCGAGATGGCGCGAACCCGCGCGGTGCTTCATCTCGTGCGCTTCCTGCGCGCGGCCGGCGTCGAGCTGACCGCGTCGATGGCGGCGCGGCACGTCGCGACGGTCGTCGAAGCGTCGGCGCCGGACACGCGGCCGGTCGGGGTCGTGCTGCGCGACCGGCCGCCACTCGACGCGTTGCGCACAGTGCTCGAGGCCGACGGCCCGGCGGGAGCGCTCGCCGTCGACGTCACGGCGCCGCCAGGCGGAGGACTCCGGACTGCGCGCGTCCTGGTGGCCCGTGCGGCGCGCCTCGCTGGCTTCGCGGTGCTCGATGCACGTGGCGACGAAGCGTGGCTCGTGGAGCACGCCCACGCCAGGCACCTGTGCGTCCTCGACTGGCTGCCGGCGCAGGCGGTCCTGCCGCGCGTCATGGCGGCCGCCGCCGCGGCCGGGCCGCGACGCCATGTGTGGATCCGATTCCGCCGCGAGCCGGCGGCATGCCGGCGCGATGAACCGCGCCACCCGTTGCTGCGACTGGAGCCGATGATGAAGGACGACCTGATGGCTGCGATATTTCTCGACCCGGAGTTGGGACCGACGAGCGCCGATCTGCGCACGGCGATCGAGCGATCGGGAGGATGGCCAGGCGCGGCGGTGGCCTCGCTGACGAATGCGGGAGATTCGGGCGGTGCGGGATGGGTGCACGAAACGGCGCCGGAGTATGGCGCAGCGGACGCGGGGACGGAGTCACCAGCCGCTGCCGCCCCCGCGTCCGAGAGCGGCGAGGCCGGCGTGGGTCGCCTGCACCGGGCGGTCGAATCGGCCCGCGTGCTCGCCGCTCGGGGGCGGCACGCGCGCGCGGCCCGCGTGTTGGCCCGGTGCGCCCCGGCGCTGGCGGCGCGCGGCGCTCTCGAGGCCGCGGCCTCGGCAGCGTGCGACTTCGCCGACCTGATGCTCGACCGCGCGCAGCCACAGCGCGCGTTGGGGGCGTTGGTTCAGGCTCGCGCCTGGGCACACGGCCCGGCGCTCGTCGTGCGTGTCCTCGTCGGCAGCGGCCGCGCCAGCTACGAGATGGCCAGGTTCGCCGACGCGGAGGCGGCGTTCAGGACGGCGGCGGCCGATCCGCATGGCGGCACCGCGCGCATCTGGCTGGCGCGGACGCTCTGGCGGCGCGGCGAGCTCGACGACGCCCGGAGTGTGCTGGGGGACGCCGACCCGGCGCTGCTCGCACGGATCGAACTGGCGGCCGGCCGGCTGCAGGAAGCGGCCGCCGCGGCGCAGGTCGCGGTCGCGCGTCAGGACCCGCCGCCGGACGCCGCCTGCGACGCCCATCTCGCCGCCGCAGGCTTGCACGCCGCGCTGCGCGACGCCGAAGGCGTCGGGCGTCACATCGCCGAGGCCGTGCGCGCCGCCGAGCGTGCCGGCCATCGGGCGCGCCGGTTCGAGGTGGCGGCCGAACGGTGGGGCTGCCTGCAGCGCTGCGGGATGGCTCCGCCGCAGCGGACGCGGGAGCGCCTGCTCCGCGTCGCCGGCCGTCTGCCGGCGCTGGCGTCGATCGTCATTCGCGGAGCGTTGCAGCAGCCGCTGCAGCTCGAACCGGCATCCGAGGCGCCGCGCGCCGCGGCCGATCTCATTCGCCGTTTTCAGGAGCTGATTGATGCCATCCAGGGCGCCGGTGACGAGGCGGCGGCGCTGCAGGTCGTCGCGCGCGATACGCTCCGCGTCCTGCGGGCGTGTTCGGTGGTGATCCGATCGGCGCGGGGCGGCCAGGTGGTCGGCGGCAGCGGGCGGCCGTGGCCGCGTGAATCGGCGCTCGCCCAGCCGGTACTCAACGGCGGTGCCGCGGTGGTGCGCGACGGCATCACGCCGGAGGCGGTCGTCCCGGTCGCGGCCGGCGGATCGGTCGTCGGCACGCTGGCTGTTCGCTGGGTCGCCGGCGCGAATCCCGGGTGGGAATCGGTGCGCGACACGCTGGCCGCCACGGCGGTCGCCGTCGCGCCGCTCGTGCGCGCCGTCGAACCCGTCGCGGCGGCCGAGGCGGGCGTCCGGTTCCCCGACGACCTGCTCGGCCGCGGCGAAGGAGCCGAACGGGTCCGGCAGGCGATAAGCCGGGCCGCCTCGGCGCCGTTTCCGGTGCTGGTGGAAGGGGAGAGCGGTTCAGGCAAGGAGCTCGTCGCCAGGGCGATTCACGCGCGCAGCCTGCGTCGCGCCCGGCGCTTCTGCGCCATCAATTGCGCGGCGCTCACGGAGGATCTGCTCGAGGCCGAGCTCTTCGGCCACGCCCGCGGCGCGTTCACCGGCGCGATGAGCGAGCGCGCCGGCCTCTTCGAGGAAGCCGATCAGGGCACTCTGTTCCTCGACGAGGTCGCCGAGCTGTCGCCGCGCGCGCAGGCCAAGCTGCTGCGGGTGCTGCAGGAAGGGGAAGTGCGGCGCGTCGGCGAGAACCTGTCACGTCAGGTCGACGTCCGGATCGTCGCCGCCACGAACCGTTCGCTCGAGCAGGAAGCGCAGGCCGGGCGGTTCCGGGTCGACCTGCGCTTCCGTCTCGACGTGATCCGCATCGCGATTCCGCCGCTTCGCGAACGCGTCGAGGACATCCCGTGGCTCGCCGCGCGCATCTGGCACGAGGCGGCGGGGCGGGTCGGCAGCCGCGCGCTGCTCGGCGACGACACGATCGGGGCGCTGGCGCGCTACGACTGGCCGGGGAACGTTCGCGAGCTGCAAAACGTCATCGCGTCACTCGCGGTGCACGCGCCGCGGCGCGGCCGCGTGCCGGTATCGCTACTGCCGTCGCGAGTGGCGCACGAAGCGGCACGCGCCAGCCCGCACTACGAGGAGGCACGCTCCGAATTCGAACGCCGGTTCATCCGCGCCGCGCTGGCGCGCGCCGGCGGCCGCCGGTCGCTGGCCGCCGAGCATCTCGGCCTCAGCCGGCAGCGCCTCGTGAAGATCATGATCCGCCTGGGGCTCGAGGCCTAG
- a CDS encoding tetratricopeptide repeat protein, with product MKRVLAGIVLLVLTGAAVYGYTVSERERRYRDLIGEGDAALARDNTAAAIEAFSGAITLKPDSMLGYFKRGQTYHRRSELSAALRDLHRASDIDPMATGPLEELGDVLLVDSPHRYSAAADHYAAYVRLDNRAPRVLYKLAFARYNDGRLADAIDAVHASLALDNRSADAYFLLGLCERDAQHPEPARQSLERAIQLQPAMLHAREQLADLDGGRNTEARLAQLEALAALDPRASRDITLGVAYLQAGQPERAVLTLSHAAERYRDEPAIYVALGRVWLEIAQARHDRVALNKALEALAGAAANDNSSEGLTLFGRALLLASDAEGAERMLEDATAKQPVDPLAFLYLAEAAERQKHYATARQALLDYAALRGDEPEARRRSAEAARVAALSLQLNDPTTAATYFLRAAEDAPNDAGLIARAADAQLRAGDRDTARGTAARALEKDPANPVALAVLRRADR from the coding sequence GTGAAGCGGGTTCTGGCCGGGATCGTGCTGCTGGTCCTCACCGGGGCGGCTGTCTATGGCTACACCGTCAGCGAGCGTGAGCGTCGCTACCGCGACCTGATTGGCGAGGGGGACGCGGCGCTCGCCCGCGACAATACCGCCGCAGCGATTGAAGCCTTCAGCGGGGCCATCACCCTCAAGCCCGATTCGATGCTGGGCTACTTCAAGCGGGGACAGACCTATCACCGGCGCAGTGAACTCAGCGCGGCGCTGCGCGACCTCCACCGCGCCTCGGATATCGACCCGATGGCGACCGGGCCGCTCGAGGAACTGGGCGACGTGCTGCTCGTCGACAGCCCGCATCGCTACTCCGCGGCGGCCGATCACTACGCGGCCTACGTCCGGCTCGACAACCGCGCGCCGCGCGTGCTCTACAAGCTGGCCTTTGCACGCTACAACGACGGCCGCCTCGCCGACGCGATCGACGCCGTGCACGCCTCGCTGGCGCTCGACAACCGATCCGCCGACGCCTACTTTCTGCTCGGCCTGTGCGAGCGCGACGCCCAGCACCCCGAGCCGGCCAGACAGTCGCTCGAGCGAGCGATCCAACTGCAGCCGGCGATGCTGCACGCGCGCGAGCAGCTGGCGGATCTCGACGGCGGCCGCAACACTGAGGCGCGGCTCGCCCAGCTCGAGGCGCTGGCCGCGCTCGACCCGCGTGCGAGCCGTGACATCACCCTCGGCGTCGCCTACCTGCAGGCCGGCCAGCCCGAACGTGCGGTGCTCACGCTGAGCCACGCCGCCGAGCGCTATCGCGACGAACCGGCCATCTACGTGGCGCTGGGCCGCGTCTGGCTCGAGATCGCCCAGGCGCGGCACGATCGCGTGGCGCTCAACAAGGCGCTCGAAGCGCTCGCCGGAGCCGCCGCCAACGACAACAGCAGCGAAGGGCTGACACTGTTCGGCCGGGCCCTGCTGCTCGCCTCCGATGCCGAGGGGGCCGAGCGCATGCTCGAAGACGCCACCGCGAAGCAACCGGTCGACCCGCTGGCGTTCCTCTATCTGGCGGAGGCGGCCGAGCGGCAGAAGCACTACGCCACGGCTCGGCAGGCCCTCCTCGACTACGCGGCGCTGCGCGGCGACGAGCCGGAGGCGCGCCGCCGGAGCGCTGAGGCCGCCCGTGTGGCCGCGCTCTCGCTACAGCTCAACGACCCAACCACCGCCGCGACCTATTTCCTCAGGGCGGCCGAAGACGCCCCCAACGACGCTGGCCTGATTGCCCGCGCGGCCGACGCCCAACTGCGGGCCGGCGATCGCGATACCGCACGGGGCACCGCCGCGCGCGCTCTCGAGAAAGATCCGGCCAATCCGGTGGCGCTCGCCGTGCTGCGCCGCGCCGACCGCTGA
- a CDS encoding sigma-70 family RNA polymerase sigma factor codes for MGSELSVKPVRAITWSDVGGHEGPLVQRCAARDEDACAELVSQHQRMVYQLSINLLGDHNEALDLSQEVFLRVFRTIHTFRGHSSLRTWIYRIVVNQARNRQRWWRRRHRAQQVSLDQHIQDHGELAEAHDHGPDRLVGQKLLAEKIQVALEGLPFDQKTAIVLREIDGLSYEEIGFSLGIAVGTVKSRLARARQALRAQLRDA; via the coding sequence ATGGGCAGTGAGCTGTCGGTGAAACCCGTTCGAGCCATCACCTGGAGCGACGTCGGCGGACATGAGGGTCCGCTCGTCCAGCGCTGCGCCGCGCGCGACGAAGACGCGTGCGCCGAGCTCGTGAGCCAGCACCAGCGCATGGTCTACCAGCTCTCGATCAACCTCCTTGGCGACCACAACGAGGCGCTCGACCTGTCGCAGGAAGTCTTCCTGCGTGTGTTCCGGACCATCCACACCTTCCGCGGGCATTCCAGCCTGCGCACCTGGATCTACCGCATCGTCGTCAATCAGGCCAGGAACCGTCAGCGCTGGTGGCGGCGGCGCCACCGGGCGCAGCAGGTCTCGCTCGACCAGCACATCCAGGACCATGGGGAGCTGGCCGAGGCGCACGATCATGGGCCCGACCGGCTGGTCGGCCAGAAGCTGCTGGCTGAAAAGATCCAGGTCGCGCTCGAGGGTCTTCCGTTCGATCAGAAAACCGCCATCGTGCTGCGGGAAATCGACGGCCTCAGCTACGAGGAAATCGGGTTCTCGCTCGGGATTGCGGTCGGCACCGTGAAGTCGCGCCTTGCCCGCGCCCGTCAGGCGCTGCGGGCGCAGTTGAGGGACGCATGA
- a CDS encoding zf-HC2 domain-containing protein: MNALTCVAVRRRLAPFHDDELVVQERIAIQAHVNGCSGCQRELEAYHDISSALRLAAAPGPSDDWSGLTPGVISRMRAEASESWAAQLRRMFDDMHLVWIGLAATAGTLLVGAIALGLLRFASPQRDDSLRALLAMVSAVPGSDLNPAGIDGLAVQAPSVPQNGSINASLERSGQGAEQILAFAAVVTRDGSIAAMQALGESRGSRQVAALITEISRGRLEPARYGTDRLAVNMVWVVEHVTVKPVAARPRVVGS; this comes from the coding sequence ATGAACGCCCTGACCTGCGTGGCGGTACGGCGGCGGCTCGCCCCCTTTCACGACGACGAGCTGGTCGTGCAGGAGCGGATCGCGATTCAGGCGCATGTGAACGGCTGCAGCGGCTGCCAGCGCGAGCTCGAGGCCTATCACGACATCTCGTCGGCCTTGCGGCTGGCGGCCGCGCCCGGCCCTTCCGACGACTGGAGCGGGCTCACGCCGGGGGTGATCAGCCGGATGCGCGCCGAGGCCAGCGAATCGTGGGCCGCTCAGCTGCGGCGCATGTTCGACGACATGCATCTCGTCTGGATCGGTCTCGCGGCGACGGCCGGCACGCTCCTGGTGGGAGCGATCGCGCTCGGCCTGCTGCGTTTCGCGTCGCCGCAACGCGACGACTCGCTGCGCGCGCTGCTCGCGATGGTCTCCGCTGTGCCGGGGTCCGACCTGAATCCCGCAGGCATCGACGGGCTGGCGGTGCAGGCGCCCTCGGTGCCGCAAAACGGCAGCATCAACGCCTCGCTCGAGCGATCGGGTCAAGGCGCCGAACAGATACTGGCGTTTGCCGCGGTGGTCACGCGCGACGGCAGCATCGCCGCGATGCAGGCGCTCGGTGAAAGCCGGGGGAGCCGTCAGGTGGCCGCGCTCATCACCGAGATCTCCCGCGGGCGGCTGGAGCCGGCGCGCTATGGCACGGACCGGCTCGCGGTCAACATGGTGTGGGTCGTCGAACACGTGACGGTCAAGCCAGTGGCGGCGAGGCCAAGGGTAGTCGGCAGTTAG